In the genome of Anabaena cylindrica PCC 7122, the window CCCACAGAAATACCAGAACAAGAGACTGAAACTCACGATGATGCAGCTAGTAATAACCCAGAAAAACCTGAATCTAAGCGCGTTCTCTCAGAAGCAGAAGCCACAAGATTAGTTGAGGATGCAAAGCGTCACTCACATCAAATTATTCAAGTTGAAGGGAAACTTGTTAATCGTCAACCCCCTCCACCATTTACCACCTCCACCCTCCAACAAGCAGCCGGTTCAAAGTTGAAATTTGCCCCTGACAAAACCATGCAGGTTGCCCAAAAGCTATATGAGGCAGGGTTAATTACATATATGCGAACAGATTCAGTCATGTTGAGTCCTGATTTCTGTGCCAGTGCGCGTCAGTGGTTGGAACAAAATGATCCCCAAAATGTCCCCCAGCAGGTAGCCAAGCATCGCAGTAGTAAAACAGCGCAGGAAGCACATGAAGCTATTCGTCCCACAGATGTCTTTCGTCCTTCAGTGCAATTGCGGGCAGAATTACCTGAAGATGAGTTTAACTTATATGTGATGATTTGGAAAAGAGCGATCGCTTCTCAATGTCGTCCTGCACAAGTTCGCAAAACTTTGATAATTACGAAATCAGGTAATATTTTATGGCAAGCTAGAGGGCAAGTAATAGAATTCTACGGTTATGCAAAATATTGGCCGAATCTTAGCAAAGATGCAGTTTTACCTGTATTGCAACAGGGACAAATACTGACTTTAGAAAATGCCGGACATGACCAAAAACAGACCCAACCACCACCACGTTACAGCGAACCAAAACTAGTACAACTAATGGAACGCAAAGGAATCGGTCGTCCTAGTACCTATGCTCCCACAGTTGCGACTTTAAAGAAACGCAATTATGTGGAGTTGAAAAAAGACAATCTTCAACCTACAGCTTTGGGGCTAGAAGTTGATGAGTTTTTGCAAAAGGCTTTACCGGATTTATTAGAAGCAGAATTCACTGCCAAGATGGAAGATGCCCTAGATGCAATTTCTGAGGGAAAAAACTCCTGGCAACATTATCTGACTAGTTGGAATAAAAATTATTTTGTACCTGCGCTTTCTAAGGCTAAAACTGTGGTTGTTAATTCATCATCTACAGTTAAAACAAATAATTTAGTTGAGCGCAAATATGAAACTTCTAAAACTCGTTGTCCTGAGTGTAAGAATTGTTTAGCTAAAATTCCTAGCAGCAAAGTTAAAAAGAAATACTTTCTCAAATGTGTGAGTGGGTGTGAAAATATTGTTTTGTTTTGGAGTGATTTTAACAAAGCTTGGGAAGCACCCAAAACTAAAACATCTCCAGATGAAAATGCTCCCAAGTCTTTAGCAAAGCTGACTTCATATCCCTGTCCAGTATGTAAAAAACCTTTGGAGGAATACAGCTATATTAAAGATGGACAGAGTAAAACTATGCTGCGGTGTTCTGGTCAGGAGTCTTGGAAGGATAAGAAACATAAGGATGTGGCTTATTTTCATACAGCTAAGGGATGGTGGAGTCCTAAATTTGGGAATTTAAAAATTGAGTGATTGTTTTATATACTGAGTAATTTGGGCTTTTGCTCCTATACTCTTTGACCAAGATCCCAAATGGATTGTATAGACTTCTTGCAGGGGGATGTTTTAATGTAGACCATCACGCATTATGATTGGTTCATGAATAGTTCTTCGAGCGAATCTTCTCCTGAAGTTCAAGCTGATGGGGAATTGAGATCAAATCATCAGCCAGAATCAGAAACCCTACCGCTTTTGACTGATGCAACTATCAAACGGGTAAGGGAAGGCGTGGCTGCGGCAAGCGATCGCTCTATTCGTCATACTATAGAAACTACTCTCAATCAGTTATCTGCGATTAGTCAGGAATATACGGAACCACGAGTTAATGCTAATATCAGACGTTGGGTAGTGCGATCGCTCATTCATGCTCTTTTTTCTATCCACGTCGAAAACATTGAAAATATCCCGCCCACACCAGCTATCTTAGCTGCTAACCATCTTCACCACATCGACCCATTAGTATTACTCGCAGAAATTCCCACCCAACCCCACTATTACATTCTCGGTGATGCCCGCACTCTCTACAACAAATGCTGGAAACGCTTTATTTTAGGTTTTGCAGGTGGTGTAATTCCCTTAGAGCGAATTTGGGGTGAAGAACTCGCTGTCATGGCTGCGGCGAAAGCTGGACAGGAGGAGGTGAAGGAATTAGCTACAGCTATTCAAGAAAATGTCAATCCCGGTGGAGATATCCAAACGTTACGCCGCATAGATCGGATTGTTGCGGCAATTTTTAATCGTGGAGATGGGTTGATTCTCTTTCCTGAAGGGAGATTGGGAACTGCTGAGGGTCATTTGCATCCTTTCAAACGCGGGACGGTAATTTATGCTTTGCGGGCTGGATTACCAATTATACCAATTGCATTAATTGGTACTCATGATTTGTTTTTGAGAAAAGAGTTAATGATTCGGGTGGGTGAACCTTTATATTTTCCCCCAACTACAAGGCCGAAGCGTCAAGAAATAGATGCAGCTTTGGAAGCGTTGGAAAAGGCGATTCAGGCTTTGTTACCTACAAATTATCAAGAACCAACGGGGATAAAGTTGTTACGGCATTTTCTAAATCGGATGTTGTGGTGAAAGGAAGTAACAAGATTTTTTCTCACGCAGAGGCGCAGAGGCACGGAGAGGAAATAAGAGGAACAGATGTCACAGTTTGAGAACTGCTATCAGGTAAAAAGTTAGGCAATAGCGCCCAAATCGTTATAGTCTATACGTAAATTCCCTCATAAATGACTCAAGATGCAAATAGACTTTCACCATGGTGTCACCTACGTTGTAGCGCGACTAGCGGGTTTTGAGCATGAAGATGCTGGTATTGTCGCTTACTGCGCCCAATATGTAGATGATGCTATTAATAGCGGTTTAATTCGATTCGATAATGGGGCGATGTTTACCCGCATCAGTTCTGCACACAAGATGTTAGATTATCGCAATTTTAAGGCGTTAGCAATTCATCAT includes:
- the topA gene encoding type I DNA topoisomerase, producing MPKRLLVVESPGKVKKLSQILGSDWIVRASCGHIRELSNEGDDSLGFTMEGNSVNCNYIPRDQRAKETIQQLKAAVRQVDEVVLATDPDREGETIAWHLKETLGLREPKRVIYTEITASAVQTAIAHPRKLDTNLIGAGLCRDCLDKLVGYKGSPLVWALNNGAKSVGRVQSATLHLICQREREIQVFVPQDYWSVWVDYKEGFRAFYKSTANTPTEIPEQETETHDDAASNNPEKPESKRVLSEAEATRLVEDAKRHSHQIIQVEGKLVNRQPPPPFTTSTLQQAAGSKLKFAPDKTMQVAQKLYEAGLITYMRTDSVMLSPDFCASARQWLEQNDPQNVPQQVAKHRSSKTAQEAHEAIRPTDVFRPSVQLRAELPEDEFNLYVMIWKRAIASQCRPAQVRKTLIITKSGNILWQARGQVIEFYGYAKYWPNLSKDAVLPVLQQGQILTLENAGHDQKQTQPPPRYSEPKLVQLMERKGIGRPSTYAPTVATLKKRNYVELKKDNLQPTALGLEVDEFLQKALPDLLEAEFTAKMEDALDAISEGKNSWQHYLTSWNKNYFVPALSKAKTVVVNSSSTVKTNNLVERKYETSKTRCPECKNCLAKIPSSKVKKKYFLKCVSGCENIVLFWSDFNKAWEAPKTKTSPDENAPKSLAKLTSYPCPVCKKPLEEYSYIKDGQSKTMLRCSGQESWKDKKHKDVAYFHTAKGWWSPKFGNLKIE
- a CDS encoding lysophospholipid acyltransferase family protein, with the protein product MNSSSSESSPEVQADGELRSNHQPESETLPLLTDATIKRVREGVAAASDRSIRHTIETTLNQLSAISQEYTEPRVNANIRRWVVRSLIHALFSIHVENIENIPPTPAILAANHLHHIDPLVLLAEIPTQPHYYILGDARTLYNKCWKRFILGFAGGVIPLERIWGEELAVMAAAKAGQEEVKELATAIQENVNPGGDIQTLRRIDRIVAAIFNRGDGLILFPEGRLGTAEGHLHPFKRGTVIYALRAGLPIIPIALIGTHDLFLRKELMIRVGEPLYFPPTTRPKRQEIDAALEALEKAIQALLPTNYQEPTGIKLLRHFLNRMLW